A window of Candidatus Cloacimonadota bacterium genomic DNA:
GAATTTCTGCAAACCGGCATTCATCACCACATGCAGGATCACGTTGTTGTAATAAGCGTCCTCATGATGCTCGTGTGCTGTCCAGTCATAGCTGTTCACATGTATTTCCACGTCACCGCGCAGAATCTCTCCATCCAGGTTCACGATCACGTTGCGGAAATCCGGACCCCGGGCGGTGTTGTATTGGCCCTGGTAGCTAACCTGAATGTTTTTGCCGCTTACTGTCTTCAGCGGCGTCAGCAGATGCCCGGCGTCCCAGATGTGATAGAGGAATTTCTCTTCCACAGCGCCTTTAATAGTATCTTTGCAGCATCCGGTAACGCTGTCGCGCGGAACGCGATTGGTTGTAAGTTTGGGGGCTGTAGTCCACCGGATTGGTGAGTATGCTTATCAGCCGCATCGCCTGGTCTTTACTCAGTTCCTGGCAACTTTTTCCATAATAGTGGAGCGAGGCTGTCTCGATTCCATAAACTCCCTTTCCCCATTCCACATAATTCAGATACAACTCCAGCATCCGGTCTTTGGTCATCAGCAATTCCATCAGCAGGGTCACCTGCGCCTCCAGATACTTGCGCAGATAGTTGCGGTCGGTGGTCAGGAATATTGTTCTGGCCACCTGATTGCTGATGGTGCTGGCCCCGAAGCGGATTTCGCCGTCCTGTTGGTTTCGCTTCCAGGCTTTCTTGATCATGTCCCATTCGAAGCCAAAATGCTCGTAATAATTAGCGTCTTCCAGGGATATGGTCATCTTCACCGTGCGTTGGGGAATGTCCTCAAGTTTGATATACTCCCGCTTGTGCCAGTCGTAGCCGCGCACCAGGAGGCGCTGCAGCATCAGCGGGGAGAGGGGAGGGTTGATGAAGCTGTAAAGCAGGCAGAAAAAGGCAATGATCGCCCAGAAAACAAGATGGGCAAATATAATGCCGCGCAGAAGGCGGACGAGCCAGTGACGCTTGCGCTTCATTGATTATACGGATTGGCGGAAGGAACCATCCTACCTTGTTAGGAAAAGCCCGGGAGGAACTGCCGCCCTGAGTAGGGGCAGGGTCAGTTTTGGGCTTTTTCCTTGTTGACCACAGCGGCTATACGCGCTTTGCGGCGGGAGGCGGTGCGTTTGTGGATAACGCCTTTCTTGGCGGCTTTGTCCAGTTGGGAATAGACCTTGTTCAGCAGTATTTCTTTCTCTTCGGGGGTCATTTCTGAGCGGATCTGCTTGTCCAGTGTCTTCAGGGTGCGTTTCACATAGTTGTTGCGGGCACGACGCTTGGCGTCGGTCTTCATTCTCTTAATAGGGGACTTGTGTTGGGGCATTTCTAACCTCTTGTTTTGTTAATCGCATGGATCAAAAATAATTGAAGCCTAATTATGTCAACCCTTTTTCTCTTCCGAAAGCGCCGATATCATTATCGCCGCCTGTTGACGGGCGCTAAGTTCGCTTGTATCTGAATTAGTTGTGATGTTTTTGCCTGCTCTCCAGTCTTCCCGCAGACCTTTCAGAAAACTCATCGCCGCAGCTTCTTCACTGATATCGAAACAGGCCCCGGCTTTGTAAAGGTCTATGAGTTCCTCAGCTTCTCCGCCGTGGGGTCCCAGGCAGAAGATTTTCGTGCCGGAGCCGATGTATTCATAGAGCTTGGTGGTGAGCATGCCCTCAAAACCTTCGTAGTAATTGATCAATAGCAGCAGCAGTTCGCAATCCGCCATTTCAGAAATTGCCTGCTGATGCGGCACAAAACCTTTGTAGGAGAAACTTCCGGGGATTTCCACCGCCGATAGTTTCATCCGGTCTGCGTCGATCCTGGTGCCCACGCAGGTCAATTCAAAATCCCCATCCGGAAAGGCCTTGCCGATTATTCTTGCCGCTTCTTCTAACTTCTGTCCTTCCGTGAGATTGCCTACATACTTGATCCTGAATCTTTCTGCTCGAGTATTTTCATTTACCCTTGCTGCGGCTGTTTTCGCGGCATCATAGCCGTTGCGGACCACAATGGAGTTTGAACTCGGAAGCTGCTTTGCCAGATGCTTTGAGATCACGATGTTCAGGTCCGCGGATTGTGCCACTTTGCGTTCCAGGGCTTGGTGCCGGCGCAGGCTCCAGCCGCAGGGTGGATTAAGTTTCAGATAATAAACCGTGCTCCAGGGATCGCGCCAGTCGGCGATCCACCTGGCCCGGTGCCGTTTTTTCAGTTCCAAACCGATCAGATGGGTGGAGTGGGGAGGACCTGTCGTGATAACAGCGTCCACAAGATTAGTCTTCAAAAAGGCTGTCGCGGTTTTGAGCGCGGAGGGATTCCAGAATTTGCGTGCGTCCGGTATGATCAGGTTCAGCCTTGCCCAAATCAGCGCTTTGCGCAGAAACCCTGTCTTCGCGT
This region includes:
- the mtgA gene encoding monofunctional biosynthetic peptidoglycan transglycosylase, with the protein product MKRKRHWLVRLLRGIIFAHLVFWAIIAFFCLLYSFINPPLSPLMLQRLLVRGYDWHKREYIKLEDIPQRTVKMTISLEDANYYEHFGFEWDMIKKAWKRNQQDGEIRFGASTISNQVARTIFLTTDRNYLRKYLEAQVTLLMELLMTKDRMLELYLNYVEWGKGVYGIETASLHYYGKSCQELSKDQAMRLISILTNPVDYSPQTYNQSRSARQRYRMLQRYY
- the rpsT gene encoding 30S ribosomal protein S20, translating into MPQHKSPIKRMKTDAKRRARNNYVKRTLKTLDKQIRSEMTPEEKEILLNKVYSQLDKAAKKGVIHKRTASRRKARIAAVVNKEKAQN
- a CDS encoding glycosyltransferase family 4 protein, coding for MRILLISYYFPPCGGAAVQRWHKWLPVLVESGIEVTVLTTANGDYPVLDPSLEQEIPPQVKVLRSGAPSTVRLWKALFGKRSSVPYGDLSTNAKTGFLRKALIWARLNLIIPDARKFWNPSALKTATAFLKTNLVDAVITTGPPHSTHLIGLELKKRHRARWIADWRDPWSTVYYLKLNPPCGWSLRRHQALERKVAQSADLNIVISKHLAKQLPSSNSIVVRNGYDAAKTAAARVNENTRAERFRIKYVGNLTEGQKLEEAARIIGKAFPDGDFELTCVGTRIDADRMKLSAVEIPGSFSYKGFVPHQQAISEMADCELLLLLINYYEGFEGMLTTKLYEYIGSGTKIFCLGPHGGEAEELIDLYKAGACFDISEEAAAMSFLKGLREDWRAGKNITTNSDTSELSARQQAAIMISALSEEKKG